AACCACGGGGAAATTGAGTCATAGAGCTTGTAAGGTTTCAATCTACTATAGAGAAGTAAGAGAATCATAATAAACATTCACAGCCCAATGGCTCATTTAGAAGGCGCGGCGTgtgaactcgcatgcgagtatTGCGAGTTTGGCTatattgcggactattgaggttacatccaATTTAGCTAACCGATCAAATGctgcaatgtaatgaaactagCATGCGAGTACTTggaccgtctaaatgagcctttATTCTGGACTTATTATTATCGCTCTTAAAGTGGGCCGCCAGTAAATAGAGGGtaggtatgtatacatatatgccAAACTGCTTTACACCGTGttcaattttacaaaaaaaaggtaaaaattaaaagtatccCCAGTTCAGCCTTAACTGCGTAACACCCATCCAAATGTCTTTTTATTTGTAGCCAGTCTCAGCGCGGCCGGCACGCCCGTGGGCTGCCTTCTCAGCGGCTACCTCATGGATGTGATCGGCCGCCGCCTAACGCTCTTGATCACAGAAGTGCCGCTGATCCTCGGCTGGTTACTCATTGCATTTGCTTGCAACATCCCCATGATCTATATCGGTAAGCAATGTCGCGCAGGATTTTTACGGCAGTCAGTACCTATAACAATAGTTCACGATAATTAAGTTTCTCATACTTGTATGAGAGTGGAGTAGGTATTTTCGCTCCGCTTTATAGGGAATATTACtacaatgttctgccgccagagtgcaccACTAGTACAAACTGTAAGCCATAGAGAAACTTAAATATCCTATGCCGTATgcgtaaacagttttttaacaagttttcatagattatttattacgaataaatatgacattgatgcatcgtGTAGGTTTGTTTCGCAGTTTGCGCCCCCACGCAGAGTTTGCGTTATATTCCATATtatcgataaattaaaatcaatatcGATAGAACATGATTCAAACATTATACTCATAGCATGAAACTCAAGAAAGCCGATAATGCAATGAAAACCGAACATTTCCGTGGATTTTAAGTCTATTTAACCATGATTTATTGCATGTTGATTTGACTTATCGGATTTGAGGAAGTTATATATTCGCATATTGTAAAGCTTATGTAAATACTCTGGCAAGGCTTCTCATTGGGTCTAGAGGTTTTAAGGCCTGTTGCATGTGGTGTGTACTACTTTGTACGCTCGTATGGCATTAGGCATTTGGTATCAATGgtatcatttatttatactgGAATCGCTAAAGTGACATGCTGATTTATATACGCACACTTTAATAAGGAGCATAAAAAGATCAGTTTATGAAATGTATACATACGCAGGAAATTAGATACTGTTTCTGAGTTGCCTGAATTGAAATTGCATCCAGCCATAATAGcctaaatatacaatttttatcGTGACGTAACTTTTCTGAATACCTGCTAATTTAACGATACTAAAAGGAAATTCGCACTCGGCAGGGGCAAAACTGGCCGAGGGAAGGGTCGTTGAAGGTGCGGTCTGTGTTTAGATAGCGTACCTACAGTAAAAATCATGGATCATATGAAAGTGAAAGAAAACAAGGGTAAAGATAAGGGTAATAGAACTAAACGATGTTTTATTTTCCAGGCAGGCTGATGATAGGTCTCGGGTCCGGGATGGTGGGCGCCCCGGCCCGCGTTTACACTTGCGAAGTCTCGCAACCGCATCTTAGAGGCATGCTGGGTGCATTGGCTTCTGTCGGCGTCTCCACGGGTGTTTTAATATCGGTAGGtttctattttctttttataataaagttaaaaacagACTAAAGTGAGCAGCGTTGCTCCACACGCACAACTAACAAATATTCCGCAGAAGCGTGCTCTATTGGGGGTAGATGGAGAAgctaaaaaaaagtgtgttttGACGTACGGATTAAGAATCAATGCTGAAAGTTTAATTCATGTTGAGTTACTGTTCCTAAGTTCCtaacaatacttttttttttaactaattgatgatcaaacgaacttcttttttcttcttttttctttttttttcttcttatttgtgcgatgctatctgtacaatagggaaactacatggttaatataaaattatgtctgaaaaatgaagtgacgaaatataatcaGGGATCATAATCACTCCTTAAAAAGTGAAAATACAAAGGCATTCTTTAATTAATATACCGACTTGCAGATACACAAGAGAAACATGAATCTTTTTTTTCGATAAGAACGGAAACCGGCTAGTTTGCTTACTATGTAGCAAACGCACGTGCATTTCCTAACAACAGTTGCGTTTTTGTTTCGCACTAAGCGTCATTAGACAAATAAACGCTTTCATAACATTATGTATTAATTATGCAATGACCGATGTTTACCACCACTATACTGCGAACAATGAACACCCCATACAAACCAATCGTGATCTCGAACAAAAACGTCACAGAACTGCTAATTGACCAACAAACTACGTCTGTTCCTTAATCGCGTCGACATTATGCACAATAGACACGCCCACAAAACGGCTTTGTAATATATgctaatgaaaaaatacaatgctTGAATGTAGATCATCTTCGTAACGATGTGGTTAATAAACTCTTCAGTTTCGTTGAGTCACTGATATTCCTGCCTTATGTTATTGACATAGGTTTTTCTATTGCATACTTTTGAGTAATTTCCTTATATTTTTGACTATTAACATTTAGACGAAGGCTGACACTACACAATAGGCTATGAAAGAATGCTGAGTGACCCAAGACAAcagttaaaacaaaatgttCACGTAGTTACACGGTTGTTTTGGTGTTTCtttgaaattaaaacttttagtttatgagtttcaatccggaggtcgcgggttttcggtgaagggaaacatcgtgaggaaacctgcatacatctgtgaagaaattcaaaagGTGTATATGAAGTCCCCAATCAGCAttaggctagcgtggggactatagcccaaagcccgagccctctcgtacatgagaggaggccaggggacctaccgcaaaaaccgaaattcgcaaattgcggggatctttcccttttactctcactaagacgtaattagagttacagagaaaaatgcccgcaattgacgaatttcgattgtACATGGGTACATGGAacagtgtattattattttttattttagtttatgagTTTGAGAAACGGTGACCTGTCAAAGTGACTGACCGAAACGACGACGACGGTTTGAAAGGGAGTTTCTTAGAGAAATATAAGGAAATCTtcaaatattacttatttagtATAGTTAAATACcgtaaatactataataatttgACCTTTCCAGCTAATAAGGAATTCGAAAAATTGAATCGAAAAAACACCATTTTGCGATTCAATTTTTCGGAAAGATTACACAAAGAAGTCATTAAGTCTTATGTAGGTGCGAAACCCTAGAAACGTAGTATATGTTGTTTACAAACTCTACTCGCACGAAGTCACAGGCACCTTATATAAGTCAGTGATAGAACGGTTTTAAGCCGATCCATTACATTGTCATCCTATTGTTGTTTCAAGGAAAACGTCGTtaccttaaaattaaaattcacgttcaaggCCGAGGCTACGCTTCcgtacttaatttaaattttacgtTGTATTTTCAGCTCAGCAACTGAAAAAGTACTTTTTTGGTAGAAATCAAATTTTTCCACTATCTCTCGTGGCTTGTCCAATAAATAATAAGCGTATAAATATTCCgtaatttataacttaaaagAGTAAAGTTGATTTTATCTATTACTGGCTCTACTGTTACTTAGCTAGAGTCGTCTGTGCCTCGTGCCCTTAAGTCCCTCGCTACGTTCGAGATATTAAATTAGAATATATGCTGCTGTTCGGCAAAACTTTGACGGATTTTGCCTTAGTTTCATGTGAATGACTTTGGTctttagaataaatattttttaaatttattttaaaatattagtatttgatgaattcaaatttattgtaaggttatttttttagtacAGCAGTAATTTCCTACCTGTAGCAGAGTAGTGTGTTTATCACATGATCATTTTGCAATACTTATTAGTACAATTGCGAGCAAGACGTAGCGTAGATACTATGTTTATATTGAGGCAAATCATGTATTTTCATCACGATATTCTATTTACGGGGAACTTATTCCTAATTTCCTTAGTTGTCACCTAACCCTCTATATTCTAAATATATACCTCTAATTTCCACTACATTTTTggaaatgaaattatatttctgtTAAGCCACAGCCCTAGAAACTATCTGgaataatagataataaaaaactttaagcatttttatttgttgtaaattatttaatgaaaacatGTTTAACTTAATATTTACGTATTTCATCTACTCTGTTATCTGTGAAATGACAAGGATCTTATCTTGGTAATAAAACTTTTAGTACAAAAGTATTTTGTTGTAGGTTTTAAAGTAATTAGTTTGTTTAACTTTGTTTCAATTGAGCACGTTTTCGTTTAAGTCTCCAGGGCATCTAAAAGGTGACAAACTAAATAACTTATtcttatttgtgtttatttattcacctgCAATATTTTACGTGGTGAGCATATAGGTCATActgtgcaacttttactatgagaccaacccgaAATCgcgtaaaaaaaatttactctcccaaaGAAAATGTCAAGATCAGATAgccaaaatttatgaaacagcTACGTTTTTTCGAGATTtaggggttggtcccatagtaaaagttgctcagtatgacctgtttattcaccccgtaaattattgcaggtgactaaataaacaccatgtgcagatcgtgtcattcacgaagacgcatgacttgattcgtattgtcatgctattaaaggttggatttgacaaatttgcgcgtcatcgtagatgacatgacacgaactatattaatgaatttaatgcTATGCAACTGACTCAATCTACGGTTAGGATTCTACGATTCGACGATTCTATTCGTTCTatgattaaaaacaaaatatatgtaataaattgtAGGTACCTTCTAATTTGCAAcctaaaatttctaaatattcTGTTATTAATCTGAACAAGTGGTGTTCCCAACgttacatattttattcattcaacCATGCTAATTAAATGTCAACGCAGGAATTAGTATGgacctataaaataaaatttgtcgCACACGTAAGCAAACAAAAACGTGTAAATGTTGTTGCTGAACTGTGCAAACAGGATATTCGTGATAACCACATTATATGCTTGTGTTTGCAgtgattacaaaaaaatatatataagtattctTATTAACAAGTTAGTCCAACAGGAACTTACATACGTTACGTAGGTATGTACTGTTCATATTCAATTCGCACACCTCCCCAAACCGTATTGGGACAGCGTGGGTACTGCAGTATAATCCATGATCTAGTCCTGTGCGTTGTTCGAGATTCCGTGGTATcaataaaataccatatttgtAGTTCCCAAATATATTGTGCATTCAAAGGTACACGATCAGAACAGAATGAAACGATATTTACAAATGTGTAActacatattttagaaaaaaaaaaccggatccctttgtttcgcataattattgaaagtcataatgtaatgatagtcacattatcattagtcataactctgaaaccgttaactcttcaggaatttccttaggttatcctatacataggttaggttaggttaggttaggttaggtttgttttatggcaatcctgaaaagttacgcgtttctgagaaaaaccaaattatggctaacgaaaacgcggacaaacaatacattatgacttaaaactttatgggaaacaacaGAGACCCAAAAAAATCATCTTAAAACTTCGCACATtcaatataggtacctactctgTGCcgcgcacagctaaactgtggaatgaactatcATCTGCGGTAATTTTGTACCgataaaccttcaagaaaagagcgtattcccatcttaaattccggcaatGCACttgtaacccctctggtgttgcaggtgtccaggCGATTCGTTTTCCTCCTAAGTATATCATAACAAGAAAATCTAAAACAGTTTAGACTGGTGCCATGTGCATATAAGAATGGTAACGCTATGTTCATACCTAACGCACATGCCAACATCATTGTTGTAAGCCAGTTCCAACATGAGTAACACTGGAACGTACCTATATTTTAATCTGATAACGCAAGTCGTAGAAACATTTCATGATTGCATTAGCTCTTAAAAAGGGCTCTTTAGAATTGTCTTGGTGATGAACGGATGAGCTAATAAATGAACAGTTCAAAGAAAAGTCAACTGTTATTTTTGTATCTATAAGTTTTCCGCCTTATAACAATGTGATAAGGTGCCTAAACGCATGTCTGACTTTGACCTTGCTTACATAGGTTACTTTGAGCTTTGCTGCGTGTCATATAAtgtgtcatgtcatgtcctCATATCATATCGGTACAAATGAGCGAACACTTTGGATACATACAAATGTATGCTAAATTAACAAAGTGATAAATACAGATAGCAGGCTCattcgatttttatttaattaaccgGAGGAGATAAGAATTAGAGACATTCAGGAGGTCGTTAAGTTATAGTTTGTAACTAAATATTTAGAAGTATGTTTAAAAGTAGATCAGGCCATAAGAGACAGAAAATGCATTCCCTTTGTATGAGGCCATATAATGGAAATGAAACGCGGTTCACAATTGACGAGTATCTTTTTAATCAAACTACCAAGGCCATGGTCTATTTATAAGCCTGTTACTACACATGAAACGACTTTTTCTCATGCTCTCttgaaaaattgtttgttttctttTCGTCGGTAAATTATTAAGGGTTGTATTTTTACGGTAAAGTTTTTAACAACCCAATTACAGTATGTTATGGTTACAAATACATGACTTTTCGGTTTGCCTTTTTGCGTTTTCTTTCGCTTTTAGTGTAGATATCGAATTTCAAAAATTTCTAAATAGGCGAACCCACATGCAATATTCTTATTTTTGAGCTTTTTCCTATCATCCTCTTTACATAAATGATTTAAATGAAGCAGACAACATTATTTACCTACTCCTTACATTATTCCAGTACGTCATCGGCAGCATGACAACATGGAACATCCTAGCTGGCGTGAGCGCCATCGTCCCCATGCTGTCACTCCTCGGCATGCTGCTTCTACCAGAAACGCCAAACTACTTGCTTTCCCATGGCAAGCGAGACCGCGCCGAGAGCTCGCTAGTGAAGCTGCGTGGGTCCACCTGTGACATCGACGAGGAAATACAGAGGATGATCACTTTCAAGGAGAAGAATCATGTCGAACCGTGAGTACTTTACTGTCTAACCATGGAACTAGCTGCCAAAAACTTTTAAACCCTCCTCCGCGGGCCAGCTTGCCTGCTGTCGCACGGCAAGCGAGATCGCGCCGAGAGCTCGCTAGTGAAGCTCCGCGGTACCGGTTGCAACATCAACGAGGAGATATAGAGGATGATCACCTTCAAGGAGAAGAACCATGTCGAACCGTAAGTACTTAGCTGGCTACCCATGGAACTGATGTCAGAGACGCCCAACTTCCTACTATGGCACGACAAGCGAAACCGCGCCGCGACCTACCTAGTGAAGCTGTCAGGGTCCACCTGCGAAATCGACGAGGAGAGCACCTTCAAGGGCTTCAAGGATAAGAACCATATCGAACCGTAAGTTTCTTGTATCACGGGAAGCCCGTGTAGCAAGTAGAATAGCAAAGTATGGTTTTCAAACTACTAAgttgaaaaattattttcaatttttagatatagaaatattatattatatatgaataaaaaaaaataatctagCCGCTATGATAATCACTGTAACTATGGAACGAAATGTGATTGTCGTGTTATTATGGCACGTTATCAGCTGGCTTTGCGTTGTGTAATTTATGTAAACTCCCGACACTTGTGTAAATATGAGTGATACAGACCTAGGCCCATTTATTAAATTGTGTGAATGTGAACTCACTGAAAATTGAATTTGCTCATCGTAACATCAATGGACTTAGTTCATTGTAATGCTGGAACAACTTAATTAAAAAGTTGCTTAtcctgggtgcctagccaagatgccacaCTAAGTAAGAGTGACACAGAGAGATTATCGTtaggcatcttggctaggcaccctgatgCTTTCAGCTAATCTACAATGGATACATATTGTTTTCGATCCTAGCTTTTTTGACTTTTTGCACCCCATCATAATTACAATTGTTTACTGAAATCATCCCCAACAAGAGTCTCTCTCAGTACTATCCAGTTTCCATACAATAACCAAGATCTACACTTTAATATTTGACTAAAATATACGGATATGTCAAGGTTTATGATGATTTTgtctaaaacaaaaatatttaattctattTAGGTTAACCAACGTGAAAGATTACGTAAAGGCGCTGCTGTCCCCGTCTGCTCTGAAACCGTTTGCTATCTTGGCCGTTTACTTCTTCATCTACCAGTGGTGCGGCGTCAACACCATCACCTTCTTCGCTGTTGAAGTCTTTagggtaagtacctatttaaacaCATACTAAACAATTTGACTTAACAAGCGACGTTGGGTAGAATAGCCATAAAAGTGCGACAAAATCCTATAACATATGACGTTTGTAGTAGCGCTGCCATATAGCGCTGTATATAGAGTAATTGCAGGATAGATGCCCCACTTTTTGAAATAGCTTTATAACTCAAAAATTCGACGAGGAAAACGCGCGATTCAGGCGAGGATAACGCGCACGCCGCCTCGGCttaggcacgtctacactggctggtttgtgcgggaggaaattgcctcgcgcatatgctcgctctgtgggtccacacattttattttatagtaatgtGTCCTATACGTATACACACACGTACGGATAcgttagttgtcaagcggaccccaggctcccttgagccgtggcaaaatgccgggacaacgcgaggaagaagaagacgtatgaTAACTTTGGTGCTTAATCTATTATTTTCTGTACTTATTTCGTTATAAATCGTATAGATTTTGtataaattgtactttttttacatCTGAGAAATGGGATAGGTGCCCACCGTGGGGGTTAGACTGCCTGTTGCAAAAATGGGCCAGCGGATATGCCCTTTGAAATCAAACAAgcaaaattaaaagtttttgtcttttatattcattattttgaaAACGTTCTATACTTTTAGCAGAAGATAGATacccttttaaaattaaaaaaaaaaaaaaaacaaatgaataataacatcaaaatataatatattactcCATCCAGCCTAAGCTTCACTGCACCCAAAGTAATGAATAAAAGACAGGAATTATAAGCGAGTAAAAATTATTCGATAACAAAATACCaatttttttgtctcggccgagaccgagaccgagtttcaatgggattctcggctgagaccgagaccgagatctcggtcgggcCTTATTATTTTCACGCCCTTTGAAGTCTAGGCGCTGAAGGTTTTGGCACTTATGGATGAAACACGTGCGCTTGAGCTTACGTTCACAGCGGCACTATAAGCTTGCTGGGGGAGCGCTTGCTATTATGTAGTGGAGTTATACTTTCACAGTTCTCCTACTAGTAGAAATTAAAATCGAGGCAACTATTCCACTGAGGCATCTATCCTGGAATTATCCTACGTTTATATTTGTTGCACCGTTAGGTAATACTCCAATGTTGAGTTGAAGATCCTGCGGAGAATCGAATACCTGCCTAAGTATATCAAAAACTTGGcatattaaataatgttaaaacgggtcaccatgtcgagcgttttcgacttaaaatacgtgagtgacccgtttgaACATATCTAATATGTtcgtgtctcacggaagttttgttattaaaatcaaaaacttgGGTTTaggaatattaataaaatttgtaactatGATTGCAGGCCTCAGGCGCAACTAAGGAGAACCAGTATTGGCTGACAATAGCTATGGGCATAGTGAGACTCATATTCACGGTGGTCGGGTGCATACTGTGCCGGCGCTGCGGACGGCGGCCCCTCACATTCGTCTCAGGTAAGGAAAACTGATTCTAACCATAGGTTAAGGAACAGCAGTTTGCCGTGAATTTTTGGTATAACGTGTCAGGTAAATTCGTGCCGCTTTTACATTAACGTATTTCGGGTGCGCGATTTTCATCTATGTGCTACGCTGTaggtatactcgtacctacctaCTCGTACCTATAGGTACTATGGGCGTAGTATGCTTTAGTAACAATTGATATTTCAAAAATCTATTGTTAATTATATCGCAGTGCATTTCGTTCACTTTAAAATGGATGCCATAAACATGCCGTGCCAGATGAACGAGCGAATGATGTCAAATTGACATCAATTTGTAAGTTCACAATGGCGTCTCTATCCTCTATCTAGAAAACAAGCGGAAGTCCCGTCTTAATAAAtatatcgatattttttatgtttttggttAGCGGTGGGGTGCGGGTCGACGATGATCGTACTGGCGGTCTACATGTACTTCATCGAGCAGTGGAAGCAGGCCGGCGTCGCGCCGATGTACTCCTGGGTCCCCGTGGCGGCCATCTTCATATTCATGATATCTTGTACCCTGGGGTACCTCATCGTGCCCTGGATCATGATTGGCGAGGTGTATCCCACGCAGGTTCGTACTCGTTATAAACGTATACAGAAAGACATATACATAAGTCTGTACGTGCACGATGTACACCGGAATTCCCGTGGCGGCCGCCTTCATGTTCATGGTATCCTGTACCCTGATGtaccatcaggttcaaatttgcatggacGATTTATAGATGATTTCATTAATAACTTGTCGATGCACTTTTGAACCCCACTGTACCTTCATCGTGCCCTGAAATATCATTGGCAAGGTTTATCCCACGGTGAGTGCTAATTGTATACAAGGATCAGTGGAAGCAGAAGGGCGTCCCGCCGATTCACTCTTGATTACCCGTGGCAGCCATCTTTGTGTTCATGCTATCCTGCACCCTAGGGTATCTCATCGTGCCCTAGCTGGCTGTTTATCCCGCGCAGGTGTGTACTTGAACACATTGTTAAACAT
This portion of the Cydia pomonella isolate Wapato2018A chromosome 7, ilCydPomo1, whole genome shotgun sequence genome encodes:
- the LOC133519824 gene encoding facilitated trehalose transporter Tret1-like isoform X1; amino-acid sequence: MWSQKSSLPSYGSLDNDTTPFVYNGTTTPVISKTPLPQKPINSKAGRGKALRQILAALVANLGTINTGMAFGFSATVLPQLKSNESSIHITETEASWIASLSAAGTPVGCLLSGYLMDVIGRRLTLLITEVPLILGWLLIAFACNIPMIYIGRLMIGLGSGMVGAPARVYTCEVSQPHLRGMLGALASVGVSTGVLISYVIGSMTTWNILAGVSAIVPMLSLLGMLLLPETPNYLLSHGKRDRAESSLVKLRGSTCDIDEEIQRMITFKEKNHVEPLTNVKDYVKALLSPSALKPFAILAVYFFIYQWCGVNTITFFAVEVFRASGATKENQYWLTIAMGIVRLIFTVVGCILCRRCGRRPLTFVSAVGCGSTMIVLAVYMYFIEQWKQAGVAPMYSWVPVAAIFIFMISCTLGYLIVPWIMIGEVYPTQVRGIVGGMTTTAAHLSVFSVVKTFPFLKDALNYYGAFAVYGAMSIGGIAFFYIFLPETKGRTLQEIEDYFCGRTKSLKQPNKTEAA
- the LOC133519824 gene encoding facilitated trehalose transporter Tret1-like isoform X2; protein product: MAKEANDTTPFVYNGTTTPVISKTPLPQKPINSKAGRGKALRQILAALVANLGTINTGMAFGFSATVLPQLKSNESSIHITETEASWIASLSAAGTPVGCLLSGYLMDVIGRRLTLLITEVPLILGWLLIAFACNIPMIYIGRLMIGLGSGMVGAPARVYTCEVSQPHLRGMLGALASVGVSTGVLISYVIGSMTTWNILAGVSAIVPMLSLLGMLLLPETPNYLLSHGKRDRAESSLVKLRGSTCDIDEEIQRMITFKEKNHVEPLTNVKDYVKALLSPSALKPFAILAVYFFIYQWCGVNTITFFAVEVFRASGATKENQYWLTIAMGIVRLIFTVVGCILCRRCGRRPLTFVSAVGCGSTMIVLAVYMYFIEQWKQAGVAPMYSWVPVAAIFIFMISCTLGYLIVPWIMIGEVYPTQVRGIVGGMTTTAAHLSVFSVVKTFPFLKDALNYYGAFAVYGAMSIGGIAFFYIFLPETKGRTLQEIEDYFCGRTKSLKQPNKTEAA